The following coding sequences lie in one Cryptococcus gattii WM276 chromosome L, complete sequence genomic window:
- a CDS encoding uncharacterized protein (Similar to SGTC gene model, INSD accession EAL17722.1), with product MKPAAFDHVRGTDIDLSPVPTAFLEAYPFPAIVLVINASPRPRPPLLPEDSDATIRQTDSQISPLTGPPLQQFASASVAWGNQRWNDLTQGRTIAECVDVVSQNKLQTWVESNSDKSESFALDMKSPEGLILHLAKTVLPLNPPSSSRSLCVLTSQYIDKSENVTPSVSSGDILFSPLSQFPQTFSPSSSFSSNPRRSIDVPTPLSEHRGSATSVTSNLRSSIYSTSPKSQFSSPTREQSTYATHRLTVREERPSRRRRRSPPNSSTRPKPLESHAQECWDLVENFDWSKTTLGPREHWMDALDPVLAITFESRTADCAWLGPDLELVYNKAYQELVDHPEAFGKPAREVWATNWDYLEPLVKRCLNGTPVYKDKDPLFWRRYGNGRLLEHYHTWRYVPITGKDGSVLGIFNQSIEVTDSVLLERRMSTTRELSEHMSFIRTTDDFFSSVADVFSQNPTDMPFALCYRVQQVDTDGTSVNLVVSLQSSVGVPEGHPSAPDQIPINFVNRNSYPNSAERPSSPAFSIVSIHSSSSHRVCHVSNDTTQWPIAKALQRRQCVIMEECSQLIEGYPIRRWDELPFSAIVVPICSERSSEIPDAVIILGLNVRRCFDHEYDSWIHSIRSQLSSALVTVKAYEAEQKMAEESARMEKAKVAWFRGAAHDLRSPLTLVAGPLADVLESDLTSSQRTALTVAQRNLDRLVRLVNALMDFSRVEAGRMEGRFVPTNLGQFVTQLAALFKPAIEKLGLEYVIDVQPREELVFIDPVLFETVVSNLIGNALKYTETGCITVRVQYTDYAEVSVTDTGVGIPKNELALVTEWFHRASTAIHSGTQGTGLGLALAKEFLKLHKGELLVESQTANQSGGPHGSTFTARIPLDFKPVPSAHILSSAESHKTFGKYSQVIADEAMRWVGSSDDFSETWDMPGTTGGSSASSGSGSTATFGHKFADAFLFDKSDVVLVVEDNLDMREYIRQLFTPYCTVLEACNGEQAYNMAIQNPPNLILSDVLMPKLSGMELLQKIRCHPDTHIVPMVLISAIAGDESRVEALLNGADDYLAKPFKPKELIARVHLHMQVGKKRAKLEALYAQRETELTALSDYCPIGIFRGDKDGHIVYANAAWRTQSGVLLGDPNDWASYVHPDSKAQLLGQWDQWLKGDMKEFRAAWRWSNGTPVRSILVRLNLVKEGFSGLIGCVVDVSHEERRLIEAEERRKEAEESKHQQELLIDLTSHEIRTPVSAILQCSDLVKENLISLKDQLRGAGPNGFVPSPELLADLEQDVEALESIYQCGLVQERIAGDVLSLARIQLNMLSLHDIDVNLRREGRKVSSIFASEAKMKDIDLRLVFGPTIEQSKILAIKTDPVRLGQVVTNLISNAIRFTSSSDVRKITIQYDVSFVPPANDSCALPSSIGLPDVLPAKENTPLWLFVNVTDSGPGMTQQELSVLFQRFAQGNKMIHTKYGGSGLGLFICRKITELLGGRIEVLSQVGHGSVFRFFIKTRAVAPPSAIAALIESSSPLKSISGSFPSPSLPMSRSSSRSTTVGTPIEDSGTEHVLIVEDNLINQTVLKRQLIKAGLSCNVASNGLEALNLIRETYRQHRRGGPNRKRLFDVVVMDLEMPVMDGITAIREIRASEAAGTLNRNMVIALTGNARQGQIDHALASGFDDVVIKPYVLVDLLNKIKFMKIKKLELAAAKAQEEE from the exons ATGAAGCCGGCCGCATTTGATCATGTCAGGG GAACCGATATTGACCTGTCCCCTGTGCCGACGGCGTTTCTCGAG GCTTATCCCTTCCCAGCAATAGTACTCGTGATCAATGCCTCTCCTCGCCCGAGACCACCGCTCCTCCCCGAAGATTCAGACGCGACCATTCGGCAAACAGATAGTCAGATATCACCTCTGACGGGACCTCCACTGCAACAATTTGCGTCAGCGTCCGTGGCCTGGGGAAATCAGCGGTGGAATGACTTGACTCAAGGGAGAACCATTGCAGAGTGCGTGGATGTGGTTTCACAGAACAAGTTGCAAACGTGGGTGGAAAGCAACAGTGACAAGTCGGAGAGTTTTGCGTTGGACATGAAATCGCCGGAAGGCCTAATCCTCCATCTAGCAAAGACGGTATTACCATTAAATccaccatcatcttctcgaTCTTTATGCGTCCTTACATCGCAATATATCGATAAGTCGGAAAATGTCACGCCGTCGGTCTCATCTGGAGATAtccttttctctcctcTATCCCAATTCCCCCAAACCTTTTCTCCGTCATCATCTTTTTCATCCAATCCTAGAAGATCGATTGATGTCCCTACTCCACTATCTGAACATCGCGGCTCTGCTACGTCAGTAACTAGCAACCTGCGCTCTTCGATCTATTCGACTTCCCCTAAATCTCAATTCTCTTCACCAACCCGTGAGCAAAGCACGTATGCCACCCATCGCTTGACTGTCAGAGAAGAACGGCCCTCGCGAAGGCGGAGACGGTCGCCGCCAAACTCATCTACGAGACCCAAGCCCCTTGAGAGTCATGCTCAGGAATGCTGGGACTTGGTAGAGAACTTTGACTGGTCAAAGACAACATTAGGGCCGAGAGAACACTGGATGGATGCATTAGATCCTGTTTTGGCAATCACTTTTGAATCCAGAACAGCAGATTGCGCCTGGTTAGGGCCTGATCTAGAGCTAGTTTA CAATAAGGCGTATCAAGAGCTGGTTGATCATCCTGAAGCCTTTGGAAAACCCGCGCGAGAAGTCTGGGCTACCAACTGGGACTACTTGGAACCCCTGGTCAAGCGATGTCTCAACGGGACTCCGGTTTACAAGGATAAGGACCCGCTTTTCTGGCGTCGATACGGCAATGGTCGACTTCTCGAACATTACCACACTTGGCGATATGTCCCGATAACAGGCAAAGATGGCTCAGTGCTGGGCATCTTCAATCAGTCAATTGAAGTCACCGATTCAGTATTGCTAGAGAGGCGAATGAGCACGACTAGGGAACTATCAGAACACATGTCGTTTATTCGTACAACCGATGACTTTTTTAGCTCGGTTGCTGACGTGTTTAGTCAGAATCCTACCGATATGCCGTTTGCACTTTGTTACCGGGTCCAACAAGTTGACACCGATGGGACATCAGTCAATTTGGTTGTCTCTCTTCAGTCGTCTGTAGGCGTACCTGAAGGCCACCCGTCTGCCCCAGATCAAATTCCCATTAACTTCGTTAATCGCAACTCTTACCCTAACAGCGCCGAGCGACCTTCTTCCCCCGCTTTCTCGATCGTCTCAATTCACTCTTCAAGCAGTCATCGAGTCTGTCATGTTTCTAACGACACTACACAATGGCCTATCGCTAAAGCCCTGCAAAGACGACAATGTGTCATCATGGAAGAATGTTCGCAATTAATAGAAGGGTATCCTATCCGTCGCTGGGATGAGCTTCCATTTTCAGCCATTGTTGTGCCCATATGTTCTGAAAGGTCTTCTGAAATCCCTGATGCCGTCATTATCCTTGGTCTCAACGTCCGACGTTGTTTTGACCATGAATACGATTCGTGGATTCACTCTATTCGGTCACAACTATCTTCGGCACTCGTGACAGTCAAGGCGTATGAAGCTGAGCAGAAGATGGCTGAGGAAAGTGCGCGTATGGAGAAAGCAAAAGTTGCCTGGTTCAGAGGGGCCGCGCACGACCTTCGCAGTCCGCTAACTCTCGTCGCTGGGCCGCTTGCCGATGTACTTGAATCGGATCTGACTTCCAGTCAGCGGACAGCTTTGACTGTTGCGCAACGCAATCTTGATCGGTTAGTGCGCTTGGTCAATGCCCTCATGGATTTCTCGAGGGTGGAAGCTGGACGAATGGAAGGCCGGTTTGTTCCTACGAACTTGGGTCAATTCGTGACACAGTTGGCAGCTCTTTTCAAGCCTGCGATAGAAAAACTGGGGTTGGAATACGTAATTGATGTCCAGCCAAGAGAAGAGCTTGTTTTTATCGATCCTGTTCTGTTTGAGACCGTGGTATCAAATCTCATCGGCAATGCACTCAAATACACGGAAACGGGTTGCATCACTGTTCGGGTGCAGTACACGGATTACGCAGAGGTCTCAGTTACTGATACCGGTGTGGGTATACCGAAAAATGAGTTGGCACTGGTGACCGAGTGGTTCCACAGGGCGAGTACTGCTATTCATTCTGGGACTCAAGGGACAGGATTGGGACTGGCTTTGGCCAAGGAGTTTCTCAAGTTGCACAAAGGAGAATTACTTGTTGAATCTCAAACTGCCAACCAATCAGGAGGTCCTCATGGATCTACCTTTACCGCAAGAATTCCTCTTGACTTTAAGCCCGTACCGTCGGCTCATATCCTTTCGTCCGCCGAGTCTCACAAGACATTCGGCAAATACAGTCAAGTCATTGCAGACGAAGCTATGCGCTGGGTCGGGAGCTCGGATGACTTTAGTGAGACGTGGGACATGCCGGGCACTACGGGAGGCTCAAGCGCTAGTAGTGGTTCTGGAAGCACGGCCACTTTCGGGCACAAGTTTGCAGACGCATTTTTGTTTGACAAGAGCGACGTTGTGCTCGTTGTGGAAGACAATCTCGACATGCGCGAATACATACGGCAGCTTTTCACTCCTTACTGTACAGTACTGGAAGCTTGCAACGGTGAACAGGCTTACAATATGGCTATCCAAAATCCTCCCAACCTGATTTTGTCGGACGTTCTCATGCCTAAGTTATCTGGTATGGAGCTATTACAGAAGATAAGATGTCATCCTGACACACATATCGTACCTATGGTCCTCATCTCGGCTATTGCTGGTGATGAGTCTAGGGTTGAGGCACTGCTAAACGGCGCTGATGACTATCTGGCCAAGCCTTTTAAACCCAAGGAACTCATCGCGCGTGTTCACCTTCACATGCAAGTCGGCAAGAAGCGTGCCAAACTGGAAGCACTATACGCCCAGCGTGAAACAGAATTAACAGCTCTATCTGACTATTGTCCGATCGGCATCTTCCGGGGAGACAAAGATGGCCATATTGTTTATGCTAATGCAGCTTGGCGTACGCAGAGTGGTGTTTTGCTAGGTGACCCCAATGATTGGGCATCTTATGTGCACCCTGATTCGAAAGCGCAGCTCTTGGGACAATGGGATCAGTGGTTGAAGGGGGACATGAAGGAATTCCGAGCGGCTTGGAGATGGTCTAATGGTACCCCTGTCAGGAGCATCTTGGTCCGATTAAATCTCGTCAAGGAGGGGTTTTCTGGGTTAATTGGATGCGTGGTAGATGTATCTCACGAAGAAAGACGTTTGATTGAAGcggaggaaagaagaaaggaggcggaggagaGTAAACATCAGCAAGAGCTCCTGATTGATTTGACAAGTCATGAAATTAGGACGCCGGTATCAGCAATCCTACAGTGCTCAGATCTTGTCAAAGAGAATCTTATATCTCTAAAGGACCAGTTGAGAGGAGCCGGACCAAATGGCTTTGTGCCGAGCCCAGAACTGTTGGCTGATCTTGAGCAGGATGTGGAAGCTTTGGAAA GTATCTATCAGTGCGGTCTTGTGCAGGAACGCATTGCCGGAGATGTTCTTTCATTAGCTCGTATCCAACTCAATATGCTCAGTCTGCACGACATTGATGTCAACTTGCGCCGAGAAGGCAGAAAAGTCTCGTCCATCTTTGCATCCGAAGCCAAGATGAAGGATATCGACCTCCGATTGGTATTTGGACCTACTATCGAACAATCCAAAATACTGGCCATCAAGACGGATCCCGTGAGATTAGGCCAGGTGGTAACAAATCTCATCTCTAATGCCATTCGATTTACATCTTCCAGTG ATGTGCGAAAGATCACCATCCAGTATGACGTGTCGTTTGTCCCTCCTGCCAATGATTCGTGTGCCCTCCCTTCATCTATTGGCTTACCCGACGTTCTCCCTGCGAAAGAAAATACTCCTCTATGGCTGTTCGTCAATGTTACAGATTCTGGACCTGGCATGACACAGCAAGAGTTATCTGTCCTGTTCCAAAGATTTGCAC AGGGCAATAAAATGATCCATACAAAGTATGGCGGAAGCGGTTTGGGGCTGTTCATCTGTCGAA AGATTACGGAGCTTCTCGGTGGTCGTATCGAAGTGCTAAGTCAAGTCGGGCACGGTAGTG TTTTTCGATTCTTCATCAAAACGCGCGCTGTCGCCCCACCTTCCGCCATCGCTGCTCTCATAGaatcctcttcccctctcAAATCCATATCTGGctcttttccttccccCTCGTTACCCATGAGCCGATCATCTTCTCGGAGCACAACCGTCGGCACACCGATAGAGGATAGCGGGACCGAACACGTGTTGATTGTGGAAGATAACCTAATCAATCAGACTGTCTTGAAGCGGCAACTCATCAAGGCGGGTTTATCGTGCAATG TTGCGAGTAACGGTCTCGAAGCTCTCAATCTTATCCGTGAAACCTACCGGCAACACCGACGCGGTGGACCGAACCGTAAAAGACTATTTGACGTGGTAGTGATGGATCTCGAGATGCCGGTGATGGACGGTATCACCGCCATACGAGAGATTCGGGCGTCTGAGGCAGCGGGGACGCTGAACAGGAACATGGTGATTGCTCTAACGGGGAATGCGAGACAAGGGCAAATTGACCATGCGTTGGCCTCTGGATTTGACGACG TCGTCATCAAACCTTATGTCCTGGTCGATTTGCTCAATAAGATCAAATTTATGAAAATAAAAAAGTTGGAATTGGCAGCTGCGAAAGCTCAAGAAGAGGAGTAA
- a CDS encoding uncharacterized protein (Similar to TIGR gene model, INSD accession AAW45104.1), whose protein sequence is MPSSTPPSSQLESIRTPLAQSASLPPSFATPEQRERPDSKEMKLRKSPDTTPSSPSISASVSATASSPRSPADNTRDINMKEDGEEKDVDKLLKKVELEKKMHQLQQRLELASVKASNGWTDLSMKEIETKLPSTPLRSRKAHLNVNTGSPMGNSQVSASPAIPYEPPSPSRPWQLIDVLWQPLPPPSHGMYPTSPTSPMKRARTEDHPEAPRPHGGSQAYPVALSSPGGNRTVGSGHRRASSSLSGQTLDMRMMAAGPSSPLRYGFEHKERKKRSQSQSTHHRNSVPTEETTSQDVDAAKALTFMLGRGSEDGGSMSRQSSSSLLPAAETGPLPLPDSFSNYAPLSPILSSRRLSQQTTPRPTVTRTPNSHARSNLLRNSGVSNDDRRPEEDQDAAELMMFLAHSPSPLKSTRKSAPVDNADLPSPAKSSFGAAARVLFAEGDKIKPPLHSSLGSSLPSSSHGKSHSRTSSYSHSNLALAPPITPDSKGADSPRVGNEI, encoded by the exons ATGCCTTCATCGACACCACCCTCTTCCCAACTAGAATCAATACGTACGCCTCTTGCTCAAAGTGCATCCCTTCCGCCATCGTTTGCGACACCTGAACAGAGGGAACGACCAGATTCGAAGGAGATGAAGTTGCGGAAATCACCCGACACGACGCCTTCATCACCTTCTATTTCTGCATCCGTCAGCGCGACCGCATCATCACCACGATCTCCGGCTGATAATACTCGGGATATCAACATGAAAGAAGACGGCGAGGAAAAAGATGTCGATAAGTTGCTCAAAAAGGTCGAGTTGGAGAAG AAAATGCATCAGCTGCAACAACGACTTGAGCTGGCCTCAGTCAAGGCCTCCAATGGTTGGACGGATTTATCAATGAAAGAAATCGAGACT AAGCTTCCTTCGACCCCCCTTCGGTCTCGTAAAGCTCATTTGAATGTTAACACGGGGTCTCCAATGGGTAATAGTCAAGTATCTGCCAGCCCGGCGATCCCTTATGAACCACCATCCCCCTCACGTCCATGGCAACTTATCGACGTCCTATGGCAGCCTCTTCCACCGCCTTCCCACGGAATGTACCCAACGTCTCCTACAAGTCCTATGAAGCGAGCAAGGACTGAAGATCATCCCGAGGCTCCTCGACCTCACGGAGGAAGTCAAGCATATCCAGTGGCTCTAAGTAGCCCTGGCGGTAATCGTACCGTTGGTTCCGGTCATAGACGTGCCTCTAGCTCGCTGTCTGGTCAAACGCTTGATATGCGTATGATGGCTGCCGGGCCATCGTCACCACTACGATATGGTTTCGAGCACaaagagaggaaaaagCGATCCCAGTCGCAATCGACGCATCATAGAAATAGTGTGCCAACCGAAGAGACAACGAGTCAGGATGTCGACGCCGCCAAAGCACTTACTTTCATGCTTGGCAGAGGGTCAGAAGACGGTGGATCAATGTCTCGTCAATCTTCCAGTTCACTTCTACCGGCCGCGGAGACTGGCCCCCTACCTCTTCCCGACTCATTCTCAAACTATGCTCCTTTGTCACCGATCTTGAGTTCACGTCGTTTAAGCCAACAAACCACCCCGCGCCCCACCGTTACGCGTACTCCCAATTCTCATGCTCGATCAAACTTACTTCGTAATTCTGGTGTATCAAATGATGATAGACGACCGGAAGAAGACCAGGACGCCGCAGAGTTGATGATGTTCCTAGCTCATTCTCCTTCACCGCTGAAGTCGACGAGGAAATCTGCTCCTGTGGATAATGCCGATCTACCTTCACCTGCCAAGTCCAGTTTTGGTGCCGCAGCAAGGGTACTTTTTGCAGAAGGAGATAAGATCAAACCGCCGCTGCATTCTAGTCTTGGGTCAAGTCTACCATCATCCTCTCATGGCAAGAGCCATTCTAGGACGAGTTCATATTCTCATTCCAATCTTGCATTGGCTCCGCCGATAACGCCTGACAGTAAGGGGGCGGATAGCCCGCGCGTAGGGAACGAAATATAG
- a CDS encoding Calcium-transporting ATPase sarcoplasmic/endoplasmic reticulum type (Calcium pump), putative (Similar to TIGR gene model, INSD accession AAW45105.1) translates to MLNNAWTFTPQDALGYFGTNPDTGLTEEQVRRNREAYGENSLPESAPNSLIKLILAQFKDQLVLILLGSAVVSFILAIFEDSAEPGGSWMTAFVEPLVILLILVANAAVGVIQETNAEKAIDALKEYSPDEALVLRNGRLSRISASSLVPGDIVSVHVGDRIPADCRILSFSSSSFRVDQAMLTGESMSVGKTDAVIKDDSAVKQDMTNILFSGTTVVNGAAKALVVLTGSRTAIGAIHSSISKDDEEEEKTPLKRKLDDFGDQLAKVISVICILVWLVNIRHFNDPSHHGWLKGAIYYLKIAVALAVAAIPEGLAAVITACLALGTKKMAKRGAIVRNLPSVETLGCTNVICSDKTGTLTTNQMSVSRFVTCDDAGLAECQVGGTTFAPNGTVSRSDGQPLDNSTLITPTIRKLSEICAICNDAKVAYHPESDTYSNVGEPTEAALKVLVEKLGSDNDSFNSGLTTLDPLARATAVNDYYDSNVKRLLTFEFSRDRKSMSVLSQSSSGISLLVKGAPESVLERCSNVLLPNGVKTFTPELRKKLEAKQLEYGYKGLRTLALAYVDESDGDVSHYKTDRSEDYIKFEQNMTFVGLVGMLDPPRPEVRDAIAKCKTAGIRTIVITGDNKNTAETICREIGVFGQNEDLTGKSYTGRELDALSHEEKIAAVQRASLFSRTEPTHKSQLVDLLQGLGLVVAMTGDGVNDAPALKKADIGIAMGTGTDVAKLAADMVLANDNFATIEKAVEEGRAIYNNTKQFIRYLISSNIGEVVSIFLTVLLGMPEALIPVQLLWVNLITDGLPATALGFNPPDHQIMKTPPRSGREPLVGGWLFFRYMVIGTYVGCATVFGYAWWFMFYTGGPQISFYELTHFHQCSSVFSNLDCSMFTGLPAKRATTVSLSILVVIEMFNACNSLSENESLFVLPLWSNLYLVASIILSMALHFMILYVPFFREMFRITALNKDEWIAVIAISFPVIVIDEALKFISMRMAKSGKAELKEKAE, encoded by the exons ATGCTGAACAACGCGTGGACATTTACGCCCCAGGATGCTCTGGGGTATTTTGGTACCAACCCAGATACCGGTCTCACCGAAGAACAGGTCAGAAGAAATCGGGAGGCTTATGGCGAAAATT CCTTGCCAGAGTCTGCGCCCAACAGTCTTATCAAATTAATTCTTGCCCAATTCAAAGATCAGCTTGTTCTTATTCTTCTTGGATCTGCTGTAGTCTCCTTTATCCTGGCCATTTTTGAAGATTCTGCGGAACCTGGAGGGTCATGGATGACTGCGTTTGTCGAGCCCTTGGTCATCCTTCTTATCTTAGTTGCCAACGCTGCTGTTGGTGTTATTCAGGAAACAAATGCTGAGAAGGCTATCGAC GCTTTGAAAGAATACTCTCCTGATGAAGCCCTGGTTCTCCGTAACGGCCGTCTTTCTCGGATCTCTGCCTCTTCGCTCGTTCCTGGCGACATTGTTTCTGTTCATGTTGGTGACCGGATTCCCGCTGATTGTCGAAttctctctttttcctcttcctcttttcgAGTCGACCAAGCCATGCTCACTGGCGAATCGATGTCTGTTGGCAAGACGGACGCTGTGATCAAGGACGACTCGGCTGTTAAGCAAGACATGACCAATATCCTTTTCTCCGGCACTACTGTTGTCAATGGTGCCGCCAAGGCCCTTGTTGTTCTTACCGGTAGCCGAACCGCCATCGGTGCCATCCACTCTAGCATTTCcaaggatgatgaggaagaggaaaagacACCGTTGAAGCGCAAGCTTGATGACTTTGGAGATCAGCTTGCCAAGGTCATTTCTGTTATTTGCATCCTTGTCTGGCTTGTAAACATCCGGCATTTCAATGACCCTAGTCACCATGGTTGGCTCAAGGGTGCAATTTATTATTTGAAGATTGCTGTGGCCCTGGCTGTTGCAGCCATTCCTGAAGGACTTGCTGCCGTCATTACAGCTTGTTTAGCTTTGGGAACCAAGAAGATGGCCAAGCGAGGAGCGATCGTGAGGAATTTGCCCAGCGTGGAAACCTTGGGTTGCACCAATGTCATCTGCTCCGATAAGACCG GTACTCTTACCACAAATCAAATGAGCGTCTCTCGTTTCGTTACCTGTGACGATGCTGGTCTTGCCGAGTGCCAAGTTGGTGGTACCACATTTGCTCCCAATGGTACTGTCTCCAGGTCTGATGGACAGCCGTTGGATAATTCGACTTTGATTACACCGACTATCAGGAAGCTCTCGGAAATTTGTGCCATCTGTAATGATGCTAAGGTTGCTTATCACCCT GAAAGCGACACTTACAGCAACGTTGGTGAGCCGACGGAAGCCGCCTTGAAGGTCCTCGTCGAAAAGCTTGGCTCGGACAATGACTCATTCAACTCTGGTCTTACCACACTCGATCCCCTTGCTCGCGCTACGGCCGTAAACGACTACTACGACTCCAATGTTAAGCGCCTCCTTACCTTTGAGTTCAGCCGGGACCGCAAATCCATGTCTGTGCTCTCCCAGTCTTCCAGCGGTATTTCTCTTCTTGTCAAGGGTGCTCCTGAGTCGGTCCTTGAACGATGCTCCAATGTGCTTCTTCCCAACGGTGTCAAGACTTTTACCCCGGAACTGCGCAAGAAGCTCGAGGCGAAGCAGCTTGAATACGGCTACAAAGGCCTTCGAACTCTTGCGCTTGCTTACGTTGATGAATCGGATGGTGATGTCTCCCATTACAAGACCGATAGATCAGAGGACTATATTAAGTTTGAGCAAAATATGACTTTCGTTGGCCTCGTCGGCATGCTTGACCCTCCTAGACCCGAAGTTCGTGACGCTATCGCCAAGTGCAAGACCGCCGGTATTAGAACTATTGTCATCACTGGAGACAACAAGAACACTGCCGAGACTATTTGTAGAGAGATTGGAGTTTTTGGACAAAATGAGGACCTCACAGGCAAGAGTTACACGGGAAGAGAGCTTGACGCCCTCAGCCATGAAGAGAAAATTGCTGCGGTTCAACGAGCCAGTCTTTTCTCTCGAACCGAGCCCACTCACAAATCTCAGTTGGTCGACCTTCTTCAAGGCCTTGGTCTTGTCGTTGCCATGACTGGTGATGGTGTGAATGACGCACCTGCGTTGAAGAAGGCCGATATCGGCATTGCTATGGGTACTGGCACAGACGTCGCCAAGCTCGCCGCCGACATGGTCTTGGCCAACGACAACTTCGCTACTATTGAGAAGGCGGTCGAGGAAGGTCGTGCCATCTACAACAACACCAAACAATTCATTCGATATCTCATTTCCTCCAACATCGGTGAAGTCgtctccatcttccttaCTGTGTTGCTTGGCATGCCTGAGGCCCTCATTCCGGTTCAGCTTCTTTGGGTTAACCTCATCACTGACGGTCTCCCTGCCACTGCTCTTGGATTCAACCCTCCTGATCATCAGATCATGAAGACGCCCCCTCGATCCGGCAGAGAGCCCCTGGTTGGTGGTTGGTTGTTTTTCAGGTATATGGTAATTGGTACCTATGTTGGCTGTGCGACTGTATTCGGATATGCGTGGTGGTTTATGTTCTACACTGGTGGTCCTCAAATCTCCTTCTACGAGCTT ACTCATTTCCACCAATGTTCCTCTGTATTCAGCAATCTTGACTGTTCCATGTTCACTGGTCTCCCAGCTAAGCGCGCTACAACTGTCTCACTCTCCATCCTCGTCGTCATCGAGATGTTCAACGCTTGCAACTCCCTTTCCGAGAATGAATCTCTCTTCGTCCTACCCTTATGGTCGAACCTGTATCTCGTTGCGAGTATCATCTTGAGCATGGCCCTTCACTTTATGATTCTCTACGTTCCATTCTTCCGGGAAATGTTCAGGATCACTGCTCTCAACAAGGATGAATGGATCGCTGTTATTGCGATTTCTTTCCCTGTCATCGTCATCGATGAAGCTCTCAAGTTCATTTCGATGAGGATGGCGAAGAGTGGGAAGGCTGAATTGAAGGAGAAGGCCGAGTAA